The following coding sequences are from one Sesamum indicum cultivar Zhongzhi No. 13 linkage group LG11, S_indicum_v1.0, whole genome shotgun sequence window:
- the LOC105173276 gene encoding pentatricopeptide repeat-containing protein At2g44880, whose translation MSEVGWRSSWLWSPKERKCLSLLQMRTHSRATLLQIHAFMLRHALEANLNLITKLITALSSVDPYCGTRHARRLFDKMPQRSDVFLCNTMMKSHLYSRDFSEAVGLYVCLRRNEGFVPDNYTFSTLAKCCGLNCAIWEGMEVHAHVVRYGFKSSLYVATALVDMYGKLGQMGVARKLFDEMTERSSVSWTALITGYIRGRDMDTATVLFDMMPENERDAAAFNVMIDGYVKLGEMGLAKKLFDATPEKNVVSWTTMIDGYCSNGDVEEARLLFDTMPNRNLYSWNAMIGGYCQNKQANETLVLFQELLAEKMFEPDDVTVVSVLPAIADLGALDLGNWVYEFVKRNKLDRSANVSTALVDMYAKCGEIEKARRVFDDVQGRETCTWNALINGLALNGCAKEALEVFMEMRRKGFKPDEITMLGVLSACNHGGLVEEGKRWFSKMGEFGFTPKIEHYGCLVDLLGRAGCLEEAERLIEGMPYEANGIILSSLLFACGYAKDLTRAEKVVKKAITLEPGNDGNYIMLRNLYAAERRWRDVEQIKRLMLTRGAKKEVGCSAIEVNGQVLEFVAGDNLHPHLKALHLVLDQLRMHMKVKNSLPSEDCKAGEA comes from the coding sequence ATGAGTGAAGTAGGATGGCGTTCGTCATGGCTGTGGAGCCCAAAGGAGAGGAAGTGCCTCTCCCTCCTCCAAATGAGAACTCACAGCAGAGCTACCCTTCTCCAAATCCATGCATTCATGCTCCGTCATGCCCTTGAAGCTAATCTCAACCTCATCACGAAGCTGATCACGGCCCTCTCCTCGGTAGATCCGTATTGCGGTACCCGACACGCGCGCCGGCTGTTCGATAAAATGCCGCAGAGGTCTGATGTTTTCCTGTGCAATACCATGATGAAGTCCCACCTGTATTCCCGCGATTTTTCGGAGGCCGTGGGTTTGTATGTTTGTTTGCGGAGGAACGAAGGGTTTGTGccggataattacactttttccaCACTGGCCAAGTGCTGCGGCTTGAATTGTGCAATTTGGGAAGGAATGGAAGTGCATGCTCATGTGGTGAGGTATGGGTTTAAGTCTAGTTTGTATGTGGCGACGGCGCTGGTAGACATGTATGGGAAGCTGGGGCAGATGGGTGTTGCGAGAAaattgtttgatgaaatgacTGAGAGGAGTTCCGTGTCGTGGACTGCACTGATTACTGGGTATATCAGGGGTAGAGATATGGATACCGCGACAGTCCTTTTTGATATGATGCCTGAGAATGAGAGAGATGCAGCTGCATTTAATGTGATGATTGATGGGTACGTAAAGTTAGGTGAGATGGGGTTGGCTAAGAAGTTGTTTGACGCAACGCCCGAGAAAAATGTGGTTTCTTGGACAACTATGATCGATGGTTACTGTAGCAATGGTGATGTAGAAGAAGCTAGGTTGTTGTTTGATACAATGCCCAATAGGAATCTGTACTCATGGAATGCAATGATTGGTGGATATTGTCAGAATAAGCAAGCCAATGAGACGTTAGTGTTATTCCAGGAATTGCTAGCAGAGAAAATGTTTGAGCCAGATGATGTTACAGTTGTTAGTGTTCTTCCAGCTATTGCAGATTTAGGTGCTCTGGATTTAGGGAATTGGGTATATGAATTTGTCAAGAGGAATAAGTTGGACAGGTCTGCAAATGTTTCAACAGCACTGGTTGATATGTATGCTAAATGTGGGGAGATTGAGAAAGCAAGAAGAGTTTTTGATGACGTGCAAGGAAGAGAGACCTGTACATGGAATGCTTTGATTAATGGTCTGGCACTCAATGGGTGTGCTAAGGAGGCATTAGAAGTGTTTATGGAGATGAGGAGAAAGGGGTTTAAGCCCGACGAAATCACCATGCTTGGTGTCCTGTCAGCTTGTAACCACGGTGGTTTAGTGGAGGAAGGGAAAAGATGGTTCAGTAAAATGGGGGAATTTGGGTTTACTCCTAAAATTGAGCATTATGGTTGCTTAGTCGACCTCTTGGGTAGGGCGGGATGTCTGGAGGAAGCTGAAAGGTTGATTGAAGGCATGCCTTATGAGGCTAATGGCATCATATTGAGTTCTTTGCTGTTTGCTTGTGGTTATGCTAAGGACCTTACTAGGGCAGAGAAGGTGGTGAAGAAGGCAATTACTCTGGAGCCAGGTAATGATGGTAATTACATCATGTTGAGGAACTTGTATGCAGCTGAGAGAAGATGGAGAGATGTGGAACAAATCAAACGGTTGATGCTAACCAGAGGGGCTAAGAAAGAGGTGGGCTGCAGTGCCATTGAGGTCAATGGCCAGGTGTTGGAGTTTGTGGCTGGGGATAACCTGCACCCACATTTGAAGGCATTGCATTTGGTCTTGGATCAATTACGGATGCACATGAAGGTGAAGAACTCACTCCCCAGTGAAGATTGTAAAGCAGGTGAAGCTTAA
- the LOC105173277 gene encoding uncharacterized protein LOC105173277 has product MEPSTYKSNGMFAIELEEELMKFTTTYEINKGDGDLVEQIAEVHRDTDVEVDITECTKSGGVDLVEAECLDTTESSSSFDDCDYGVENVDTLADSEALSDFHGDAASALDFDGFSEMFRMRKKKRTTHWRSFIQPLMWRCKWVELQIKKFEAQAQEYDRKLDEYSQRKQTQLEKHPLKGLGVKSLPHYQNDATTEVLRRKKRTRAEATKDVTAYMSNHNLFSYYENRKHFTEGAFMDSELKNPAKGTQKVNTSDEFLGDDEMLCVENGSDDDSLEHIFQKIELLQSQVGNLKSRVDKVIISGKAETFPLTENWSLPFLDNALVDSPPNTATPPNDVDRMPVGTYIAAQLISEFNMGDLLVPESILTSHGEVFPDANGSINHISLADACGNGDDEVLIDNWRVNEEMNSFEEVKIQPTQRPLVLKDASGSTSPPVPAEGDLPMDDQPPPKTRSISKLLGPASKTKRGRQNSVGR; this is encoded by the exons ATGGAACCTTCAACCTATAAGTCGAATGGAATGTTTGCTATAGAACTTGAAGAGGagcttatgaaatttacaaCTACTTATGAGATAAATAAAGGGGATGGGGACTTGGTCGAGCAGATTGCAGAAGTCCATAGGGACACTGATGTGGAAGTTGACATAACTGAATGTACAAAATCTGGTGGCGTTGACCTGGTTGAGGCTGAATGCCTGGACACAACTGAGAGCTCAAGTTCATTTGATGACTGTGATTATGGAGTTGAAAATGTTGATACCTTAGCTGACTCTGAAGCTTTATCAGATTTTCATGGTGATGCTGCATCAGCACTGGATTTTGATGGATTTAGTGAAATGTTCAGGATGAG GAAGAAAAAGCGGACGACTCATTGGAGGTCTTTTATTCAGCCTCTTATGTGGCGTTGTAAATGGGTTGAATTGCAAATCAAGAAGTTCGAGGCACAAGCCCAGGAATATGACAGAAAACTTGATGAATACAGTCAGCGAAAACAGACTCAATTAGAGAAACATCCATTGAAAGGTCTTGGTGTGAAATCACTTCCTCACTACCAGAATGATGCTACAACTGAGGTCCTGAGgaggaagaaaagaacaagAGCTGAAGCAACAAAGGATGTAACAGCATATATGTCCAATCATaaccttttttcttattatg AGAATAGGAAGCATTTTACTGAGGGTGCTTTTATGGACAGTGAGTTGAAGAATCCAG CAAAAGGAACTCAGAAAGTCAACACTAGTGATGAGTTTTTGGGAGACGATGAAATGTTGTGCGTTGAGAATGGAAGTGATGATGATTCTTTGGAACACATATTTCAGAAGATTGAATTGTTACAATCACAAGTTGGTAACCTGAAGAGTAGAGTTGACAAGGTAATAATAAGTGGAAAGGCTGAAACGTTTCCTTTGACTGAGAACTGGAGCTTGCCATTTTTGGATAATGCTTTGGTCGACTCTCCCCCAAATACGGCTACTCCTCCAAATGATGTGGACAGAATGCCGGTGGGAACTTATATTGCAGCTCAGCTTATATCAGAGTTTAATATGGGTGACTTACTTGTGCCTGAAAGTATACTCACAAGTCACGGAGAGGTTTTTCCTGATGCAAATGGAAGCATAAATCACATCTCCTTGGCAGATGCATGCGGAAAT GGGGATGATGAAGTCCTGATTGACAATTGGAGGGTGAATGAGGAGATGAATAGTTTTGAGGAAGTGAAGATTCAGCCAACCCAAAGGCCTTTGGTGCTGAAGGATGCATCTGGTAGCACCAGCCCGCCAGTTCCGGCAGAGGGTGATCTGCCCATGGATGATCAACCACCTCCGAAAACACGTTCTATTTCAAAGCTCCTCGGCCCTGCAAGCAAGACTAAGAGGGGGAGACAAAATAGTGTTGGTCGGTAA